Proteins encoded by one window of Streptomyces sp. LX-29:
- a CDS encoding MarR family transcriptional regulator gives MLSATALTTFRLNGQLLAVSERLASPAGLTAARWQVLGAVLGEPLSVAGIARAMGITRQSVQRVADLLVEAGLAEYRPNPAHRRAKLLAPTEEGYAAVRRIVPGHREFAGRLAEALGGAEELREVTEALRRLSWALDTLEPPGEVTP, from the coding sequence CTGCTCAGCGCGACCGCGCTCACCACCTTCCGGCTCAACGGCCAACTGCTGGCGGTGTCCGAGCGGCTGGCGTCGCCCGCCGGGCTGACCGCCGCCCGCTGGCAGGTGCTCGGCGCCGTGCTGGGCGAGCCGCTGTCGGTCGCCGGGATCGCCCGCGCGATGGGCATCACCCGGCAGAGCGTGCAGCGCGTCGCGGACCTCCTCGTCGAGGCGGGGCTGGCCGAGTACCGCCCCAACCCCGCCCATCGCCGGGCGAAGCTGCTGGCTCCGACCGAGGAGGGTTACGCGGCGGTGCGGCGGATCGTGCCCGGACACCGCGAGTTCGCCGGGCGGCTGGCCGAAGCGCTCGGCGGCGCAGAGGAGTTGCGCGAGGTGACGGAGGCGCTACGGCGGCTGTCGTGGGCGCTGGACACGCTGGAGCCTCCCGGGGAAGTGACTCCGTAG
- a CDS encoding DJ-1/PfpI family protein: MGQQTVHVAVYDALADWEVGFATAHIRETSYHRPPRAGFAIATVGLSGEPVVTMGGMRIQPDLTVDALRPQDSALLILPGASTWDTGDTNAPFARAARAFLDADVPVAAICGATAGLAREGLLDDRDHTSGAAGYLAATGYQGGDRYREAAAVTDGNLVTAGPTEPVAFAREVLALLDVYEPEVLDAWYRLFSASDASAFGVLAEAAQR, from the coding sequence ATGGGACAGCAGACGGTGCATGTGGCGGTCTACGACGCGCTCGCCGACTGGGAGGTCGGCTTCGCCACCGCCCACATCCGCGAGACCTCCTACCACCGCCCGCCGCGCGCCGGATTCGCCATCGCGACCGTCGGACTGAGCGGGGAGCCGGTGGTGACGATGGGCGGCATGCGGATCCAGCCCGACCTGACGGTCGACGCGCTGCGGCCCCAGGACAGCGCCCTGCTGATCCTGCCGGGCGCCTCCACCTGGGACACGGGCGACACCAACGCCCCCTTCGCCCGCGCGGCCCGCGCCTTCCTGGACGCGGACGTTCCGGTGGCGGCGATCTGCGGCGCCACGGCCGGCCTCGCCCGGGAGGGGCTGCTGGACGACCGGGACCACACCAGCGGCGCCGCCGGGTATCTCGCGGCCACCGGCTATCAGGGCGGAGATCGCTATCGCGAAGCGGCGGCCGTGACGGACGGGAATCTGGTGACGGCCGGCCCGACCGAGCCGGTGGCCTTCGCCCGGGAGGTCCTGGCCCTGCTGGATGTATACGAACCGGAGGTGCTCGACGCCTGGTACCGGCTCTTCTCCGCCTCGGACGCGAGCGCCTTCGGCGTGCTGGCCGAGGCGGCGCAGCGATGA
- a CDS encoding DUF4956 domain-containing protein: protein MEFLPQLGVHLALDLGAVSLLTFAVYYPRHRRRDLIPAYLALNVALFAVVAALARVGGNGGMALGFGLFGVLSMIRLRSDAIQHEEVAYYFTTLVLGLICGLPHLGLSVAAPLAALLLLVLYVADHPRLYARSRRTVVTLDAVHEDPAALRADLARRLGEPLHWTVMEVDFVRDLTVVDVRYREHLPVPRAARADHPGPAEQSAPGRRPGRVAPTWEAA, encoded by the coding sequence ATGGAGTTCCTGCCGCAGCTCGGCGTTCATCTGGCACTCGACCTCGGAGCCGTATCCCTGCTGACCTTCGCGGTGTACTACCCCCGCCATCGGCGCCGCGACCTGATACCCGCCTACCTCGCGCTGAACGTCGCGCTGTTCGCCGTCGTCGCCGCGCTCGCGCGGGTCGGCGGCAACGGAGGCATGGCGCTGGGCTTCGGCCTCTTCGGCGTGCTGTCGATGATCCGGCTGCGCTCGGACGCCATCCAGCACGAGGAGGTGGCGTACTACTTCACCACCCTCGTCCTCGGTCTCATCTGCGGTCTGCCGCACCTGGGGCTCTCCGTCGCGGCCCCACTGGCCGCCCTGCTCCTGCTGGTGCTCTACGTCGCCGACCACCCCCGGCTGTACGCCCGCTCCCGGCGCACCGTCGTCACCCTCGACGCGGTGCACGAGGACCCCGCCGCGCTCCGCGCCGACCTCGCCCGACGGCTCGGCGAGCCGCTCCACTGGACGGTCATGGAGGTCGACTTCGTCCGCGACCTGACCGTCGTCGACGTGCGCTACCGCGAGCACCTGCCGGTGCCGCGGGCCGCCCGCGCCGACCACCCCGGGCCGGCCGAACAGTCCGCCCCGGGCCGTCGTCCCGGCCGGGTCGCCCCCACCTGGGAGGCGGCGTGA
- a CDS encoding polyphosphate polymerase domain-containing protein: MTTPVAPPPEPAAVSGPIQGARPISLAEVNERSALLARIDRCYLVPATVFTALAAHLTAPDRPGGPFRALTIDGRRWFRYHSVYYDTPGLRSFHDHRQGRRLRFKIRERVYQDSGERQFEIKLKGGRGETVKQRCPLTGAATPLDAPFRAFLADALERAYGIEPPAELRPSLTTDYRRATLVADGERVTCDTGLICRDVPLGAAVHCDSDLVLVETKTAGHLTEADHFLHAHGVRPAVFTKYCGALAALRPALPGNRWRRAARRAFPRWAGALPAPCGDVR; this comes from the coding sequence GTGACCACGCCGGTGGCGCCGCCGCCGGAGCCGGCGGCGGTCAGCGGGCCCATCCAGGGCGCGCGCCCCATCTCGCTCGCCGAGGTCAACGAGCGCTCCGCGCTGCTCGCCCGGATCGACCGCTGCTACCTGGTGCCCGCCACGGTCTTCACCGCACTCGCGGCGCACCTGACCGCCCCGGACCGCCCCGGCGGCCCCTTCCGGGCGCTCACCATCGACGGACGGCGCTGGTTCCGCTACCACTCCGTCTACTACGACACCCCCGGCCTCCGCTCGTTCCACGACCACCGCCAGGGGCGCCGGTTGCGCTTCAAGATCCGGGAGCGGGTCTACCAGGACTCCGGGGAGCGGCAGTTCGAGATCAAGCTCAAGGGCGGGCGCGGGGAGACGGTCAAACAGCGGTGCCCGCTCACCGGCGCGGCCACCCCGCTGGACGCCCCGTTCCGCGCCTTCCTCGCCGACGCGCTGGAGCGCGCGTACGGCATCGAGCCGCCCGCGGAGCTGCGCCCCTCCCTCACCACCGACTACCGGCGGGCCACGCTGGTGGCCGACGGCGAGCGCGTCACCTGCGACACCGGGCTGATCTGCCGGGACGTCCCGCTGGGCGCCGCCGTCCACTGCGACAGCGATCTGGTCCTGGTGGAGACCAAGACGGCCGGGCACCTCACCGAGGCCGACCACTTCCTGCACGCCCACGGGGTGCGGCCAGCCGTCTTCACCAAGTACTGCGGGGCGCTGGCCGCGCTGCGCCCGGCGCTCCCCGGCAACCGCTGGCGTCGCGCCGCCCGCCGCGCCTTCCCGCGCTGGGCGGGAGCGCTCCCCGCGCCGTGCGGGGACGTGCGCTGA
- a CDS encoding aspartate aminotransferase family protein, with amino-acid sequence MTPPHADPQVGKAVKAADRAHVFHSWSAQGLIDPLAIAGAEGSYFWDYDGNRYLDFSSQLVNTNIGHQHPKVVAAIQEQAAKLCTIAPGFAVDVRSEAARLIAERTPGDLDKIFFTNGGAEAVENAVRMARLHTGRHKVLSAYRSYHGATAAAINLTGDPRRWASDTASAGVVHFWAPFLYRSPFHAETEEQERDRALRHLEDTIAFEGPQTIAAIILETVPGTAGIMVPPPGYLAGVREICDRYGIVFVLDEVMAGFGRTGAWFAADHFEVVPDLLTFAKGVNSGYVPLGGVAISAEIAATFDQRPYPGGLTYSGHPLACASAVATINAMAEERIVENAAEIGEKVIGPGLREIAERHPSVGEVRGLGAFWAVELVRNKETREPLVPYNASGPANQPMADFAAACKQRGLWPFVNMNRTHVVPACTISEAEAKEGLAVLDEALTAADAHAA; translated from the coding sequence ATGACCCCTCCGCACGCTGATCCTCAGGTCGGGAAGGCCGTCAAGGCGGCCGACCGCGCCCACGTCTTCCACTCCTGGTCCGCTCAGGGGCTCATCGACCCGCTCGCCATCGCGGGCGCCGAGGGCTCGTACTTCTGGGACTACGACGGCAACCGCTACCTCGACTTCTCCTCCCAGCTGGTCAACACCAACATCGGGCACCAACACCCCAAGGTCGTCGCGGCCATCCAGGAACAGGCCGCGAAGCTGTGCACCATCGCCCCCGGCTTCGCCGTGGACGTACGGTCCGAGGCGGCGCGGCTGATCGCCGAGCGGACCCCGGGCGACCTGGACAAGATCTTCTTCACCAACGGCGGTGCGGAGGCGGTCGAGAACGCGGTACGGATGGCCCGGCTGCACACCGGCCGGCACAAGGTGCTCTCCGCCTACCGCTCGTACCACGGCGCCACCGCCGCCGCGATCAACCTGACCGGCGACCCGCGCCGCTGGGCCTCCGACACCGCCTCCGCGGGCGTGGTCCACTTCTGGGCCCCGTTCCTCTACCGCTCGCCGTTCCACGCCGAGACCGAGGAGCAGGAGCGCGACCGGGCGCTGCGCCACCTGGAGGACACCATCGCCTTCGAGGGTCCGCAGACCATCGCCGCGATCATCCTGGAGACCGTGCCAGGGACCGCCGGCATCATGGTCCCGCCGCCCGGCTACCTGGCCGGCGTCCGGGAGATCTGCGACCGGTACGGGATCGTCTTCGTCCTGGACGAGGTCATGGCCGGCTTCGGGCGCACCGGCGCCTGGTTCGCGGCCGACCACTTCGAGGTGGTCCCGGACCTGCTGACCTTCGCCAAGGGCGTCAACTCCGGCTATGTCCCGCTCGGCGGCGTGGCGATCTCCGCCGAGATCGCCGCCACCTTCGACCAGCGGCCCTACCCCGGTGGGCTCACCTACTCCGGCCACCCGCTGGCCTGCGCCTCGGCCGTCGCCACCATCAACGCGATGGCGGAGGAGCGGATCGTGGAGAACGCCGCGGAGATCGGCGAGAAGGTCATCGGCCCCGGGCTGCGCGAGATCGCCGAACGCCACCCGTCGGTGGGCGAGGTGCGCGGCCTCGGCGCCTTCTGGGCGGTGGAGCTGGTGCGGAACAAGGAGACCCGCGAGCCGCTGGTCCCGTACAACGCCAGCGGCCCGGCCAACCAGCCGATGGCGGACTTCGCGGCGGCCTGCAAGCAGCGCGGGCTGTGGCCGTTCGTCAACATGAACCGCACGCATGTGGTCCCGGCCTGCACCATCAGCGAGGCCGAGGCCAAGGAGGGGCTGGCCGTCCTCGACGAGGCGCTGACGGCCGCCGACGCCCACGCGGCGTAG
- a CDS encoding GntR family transcriptional regulator, with translation MPVPGSSPGTSPGAGPGTGRRASPVRRSTLRQQIADALCDEVIAGRLPAGRQFTVKEMADQYGVSATPVREALIDLCAQGLLDVEEHRGFRVHEFTLDDFRAMVQARSLISEGMFQHYADRVLSEVSPEALASVRRRAEEAERAARLGDLDILIGYDMRFWRELVGLVGNPYVSDFLQRLRVQSWVFTVPFLRRVPDLTGRLWARHRELTDAVTRADAAEAERIIAAYNAHSLALIEELATGAAPA, from the coding sequence ATGCCCGTGCCCGGCAGCAGCCCAGGCACCAGTCCCGGCGCCGGACCCGGCACCGGCCGCCGCGCCAGCCCGGTCAGGCGCAGCACGCTGCGGCAACAGATCGCCGACGCGCTGTGCGACGAGGTGATCGCGGGCCGGCTCCCCGCCGGCCGCCAGTTCACGGTCAAGGAGATGGCCGACCAGTACGGCGTCTCCGCCACTCCGGTACGCGAAGCGCTGATCGACCTGTGCGCCCAGGGGCTGCTCGACGTCGAGGAGCACCGCGGTTTCCGCGTGCACGAGTTCACCCTCGACGACTTCCGCGCCATGGTCCAGGCGCGCTCGCTGATCTCGGAGGGGATGTTCCAGCACTACGCGGATCGGGTGCTGAGCGAGGTGTCGCCGGAGGCGCTGGCGTCGGTGCGCCGCCGGGCGGAGGAGGCCGAGCGCGCCGCGCGCCTCGGTGATCTGGACATCCTCATCGGCTACGACATGCGGTTCTGGCGTGAGCTCGTGGGGCTGGTCGGCAATCCGTACGTCTCGGACTTCCTCCAGCGGCTCCGGGTGCAGAGCTGGGTGTTCACCGTCCCGTTCCTGCGCCGGGTGCCGGACCTGACCGGCCGGCTGTGGGCCCGGCACCGCGAGCTGACCGACGCGGTGACCCGCGCCGACGCGGCGGAGGCGGAACGCATCATCGCGGCGTACAACGCGCATTCGCTGGCGTTGATCGAGGAGCTGGCCACGGGCGCGGCGCCGGCGTGA
- a CDS encoding SLATT domain-containing protein produces MQPEGPPRQGRGGKQGDLLGRPFPHGDWGEPAERLDELYRWVESGALRVADWYLADRVWKRRTAHALRIGATVGAVVGASLPLLDLNGLLDGGAAWGYLALLFAVACVAADRCFGLTAGWMRDVATAQAVHRRLEALQFDWASESVREVLGPAEGTASEAAERCLTVLRRFSEDVSELVRTETADWMVEFRSGSAPLFTQSLAWSARPDSPPPSNRFPMPPATRPNMPRQRPPESPR; encoded by the coding sequence ATGCAGCCCGAGGGGCCCCCTCGGCAGGGGCGCGGGGGCAAACAGGGCGACCTGCTGGGTCGGCCCTTCCCGCACGGCGACTGGGGCGAGCCCGCGGAACGGCTCGACGAGCTCTACCGGTGGGTGGAGAGCGGCGCGCTGCGGGTGGCCGACTGGTATCTCGCCGACCGGGTCTGGAAGCGGCGCACCGCGCACGCGCTGCGGATCGGGGCCACGGTGGGCGCGGTGGTCGGGGCGTCGCTGCCGCTGCTGGATCTCAACGGGCTGCTGGACGGCGGCGCCGCCTGGGGCTATCTGGCGCTGCTGTTCGCGGTCGCCTGCGTGGCGGCCGACCGCTGCTTCGGGCTGACCGCGGGCTGGATGCGCGATGTGGCCACCGCCCAGGCGGTGCACCGACGGCTGGAGGCGCTGCAGTTCGACTGGGCGTCGGAGAGCGTGCGGGAGGTGCTCGGCCCGGCCGAGGGCACCGCGAGCGAGGCGGCGGAGCGCTGTCTGACCGTGCTGCGGCGGTTCAGCGAGGATGTCTCGGAGCTGGTCCGCACCGAGACCGCGGACTGGATGGTGGAGTTCCGCTCCGGCTCGGCGCCGCTGTTCACCCAGTCCCTGGCCTGGAGCGCGCGGCCGGACAGCCCGCCGCCCTCGAACCGCTTCCCGATGCCGCCGGCCACCCGTCCGAACATGCCGCGGCAGCGCCCCCCGGAGTCGCCCCGCTGA
- the purD gene encoding phosphoribosylamine--glycine ligase: MKVLVIGGGAREHALCRALSLDPDVTALHCAPGNAGIAELATLHAVDALDGAAVADLAAALEADLVVIGPEAPLVAGVSDVLRERGIPAFGPSAQAAQLEGSKAFAKDVMASAGVPTARAYVCTTPEEIDEALDAFGAPYVVKDDGLAAGKGVVVTSDVEAARAHALACERVVIEEFLDGPEVSLFAITDGETVLPLQPAQDFKRAYDADEGPNTGGMGAYSPLPWADPRLVDEVMETVLQPTVDELRRRGTPFSGLLYAGLAITSRGVRVIEFNARFGDPETQVVLARLKTPIAGVLLNAATGRLDTQPPLRWHEDAAVTVVIASHNYPDTPRTGDPIDGLAEVAEQDAPTAYVLHAGTRRDAESGEVVSAGGRVLSVTATGADLATARERVYRAVARITLEGSHHRSDIAEKAASA, translated from the coding sequence GTGAAGGTCCTCGTCATCGGCGGCGGCGCCCGCGAACACGCCCTGTGCCGCGCCCTCTCGCTCGACCCCGACGTCACCGCGCTGCACTGCGCCCCCGGCAACGCAGGCATCGCCGAGCTGGCCACGCTGCACGCGGTGGACGCGCTCGACGGCGCGGCCGTCGCCGACCTGGCCGCCGCCCTGGAGGCGGACCTGGTGGTCATCGGCCCCGAGGCGCCGCTGGTCGCCGGCGTCTCCGACGTGCTGCGGGAGCGCGGGATCCCCGCCTTCGGCCCGTCCGCGCAGGCCGCCCAGCTGGAGGGGTCCAAGGCGTTCGCCAAGGACGTGATGGCCTCCGCCGGCGTTCCCACCGCGCGCGCCTACGTCTGCACCACCCCCGAGGAGATCGACGAGGCCCTGGACGCCTTCGGCGCGCCGTACGTCGTCAAGGACGACGGTCTCGCCGCCGGCAAGGGCGTGGTCGTGACCTCCGACGTCGAGGCGGCCCGGGCGCACGCCCTGGCCTGCGAGCGGGTCGTCATCGAGGAGTTCCTGGACGGCCCCGAGGTCTCGCTGTTCGCGATCACCGACGGTGAGACGGTGCTGCCGCTCCAGCCCGCGCAGGACTTCAAGCGCGCCTACGACGCCGACGAGGGCCCGAACACCGGTGGCATGGGGGCCTACTCCCCGCTGCCGTGGGCGGACCCGCGGCTGGTCGACGAGGTCATGGAGACCGTGCTCCAGCCCACCGTCGACGAGTTGCGCCGGCGCGGCACGCCCTTCTCCGGGCTGCTGTACGCGGGGCTCGCGATCACCTCGCGCGGGGTGCGGGTGATCGAGTTCAACGCGCGCTTCGGGGACCCGGAGACCCAGGTGGTCCTGGCCCGTCTGAAGACGCCGATCGCCGGCGTGCTGCTGAACGCGGCCACCGGCCGGCTGGACACGCAGCCGCCGCTGCGCTGGCACGAGGACGCGGCCGTCACCGTGGTCATCGCCTCCCACAACTACCCCGACACCCCGCGCACCGGCGACCCGATCGACGGCCTGGCGGAGGTCGCCGAGCAGGACGCCCCGACGGCGTACGTGCTGCACGCGGGCACCAGGCGGGACGCCGAGTCCGGCGAGGTGGTCAGCGCGGGCGGCCGGGTGCTCTCCGTCACCGCGACCGGCGCCGACCTGGCGACGGCGCGCGAGCGCGTCTACCGCGCGGTCGCGCGCATCACCCTGGAGGGCTCGCACCACCGCTCGGACATCGCCGAGAAGGCGGCCTCCGCCTAG
- a CDS encoding N,N-dimethylformamidase beta subunit family domain-containing protein, with amino-acid sequence MGTEQIRRWESGALAHAVNDPFGQGPLPWLRGSESYFDDTGHMVPWYVDHGTAAGAGTHEVSGAGGRLPDARPAAGARAGGPSGARLGARAGRATSQRSSGPRTADDVHRQIKGFTSTPAAAPGEAIDFRITVDPPQQFGVDVYRIGHYGGDGAAKITTSPRLSGIVQPPPLTADRTVSCHHWWLSWRLQIPTYWKLGAYVAVLTTADGYRSHIPFTVRDHHPADLLLVLPEITWQAYNLYPEDGRTGASLYHAWDERGRLLGEQDAAVTVSFDRPYAGAGLPLHVGHAYDFIRWAERYGYDLAYADTRDLHAGRVDPTRYRGLIFPGHDEYWSMSMRRTVELARDTGTSLVFLSANTMYWQVELAPSPAGPDRLLTCRKRRGPGRSALWRETASPEQELIGIQYAGRVPEPHPLVVRNADHWLWEATGARDGDELPGLVAGEADRYFPRTSLPEHTRRILLAHSPYTDGEGATRHQETSLYRAPSGALVFASGTFAWSPALDRPGHADVRIQRATANLLDRMCKRD; translated from the coding sequence ATGGGCACGGAGCAGATCCGGCGCTGGGAGTCAGGAGCACTCGCACATGCGGTCAACGACCCTTTCGGTCAGGGACCGCTGCCCTGGCTGCGGGGAAGTGAGAGCTATTTCGACGACACCGGCCACATGGTGCCGTGGTACGTGGACCACGGCACCGCGGCCGGTGCGGGGACTCACGAAGTCTCCGGGGCCGGCGGGCGGCTCCCCGACGCCCGGCCGGCGGCCGGCGCGCGGGCGGGCGGTCCGTCCGGCGCCCGCCTCGGCGCCCGCGCGGGCCGCGCCACCAGCCAGCGCTCCTCCGGCCCCCGCACGGCCGACGACGTGCACCGTCAGATCAAGGGGTTCACCTCCACCCCGGCCGCCGCCCCCGGCGAGGCCATCGACTTCCGGATCACGGTCGACCCGCCACAGCAGTTCGGCGTGGACGTCTATCGCATCGGTCACTACGGCGGCGACGGCGCCGCGAAGATCACCACCAGTCCGCGGCTGTCGGGCATCGTCCAGCCGCCCCCGCTCACCGCCGACCGGACCGTCTCCTGTCACCACTGGTGGCTGTCCTGGCGGCTCCAGATCCCCACCTACTGGAAGCTGGGCGCGTATGTCGCCGTGCTGACCACGGCCGACGGCTACCGCAGCCACATCCCGTTCACGGTCCGCGACCACCACCCCGCCGACCTGTTGCTGGTCCTCCCCGAGATCACCTGGCAGGCGTACAACCTCTACCCGGAGGACGGTCGCACCGGGGCCAGCCTCTACCACGCCTGGGACGAGCGGGGCCGGCTGCTGGGCGAGCAGGACGCGGCCGTCACCGTCTCCTTCGACCGCCCCTACGCGGGCGCCGGGCTGCCGTTGCACGTCGGCCATGCCTACGACTTCATCCGCTGGGCCGAGCGTTACGGCTACGACCTCGCCTACGCCGACACCCGCGATCTGCACGCGGGCCGGGTCGATCCGACCCGCTACCGGGGCCTGATCTTCCCCGGGCACGACGAGTACTGGTCGATGTCGATGCGCCGCACCGTGGAGCTCGCCCGCGACACCGGCACCTCGCTGGTCTTCCTCTCCGCCAACACCATGTACTGGCAGGTCGAGCTGGCCCCCTCACCCGCCGGCCCGGACCGGCTGCTGACCTGCCGCAAGCGCCGAGGCCCCGGACGCTCGGCGCTGTGGCGCGAGACGGCGTCGCCGGAGCAGGAGCTGATCGGCATCCAGTACGCCGGCCGGGTACCGGAGCCGCACCCGCTGGTGGTGCGGAACGCCGACCACTGGCTCTGGGAGGCCACCGGCGCGCGGGACGGGGACGAGCTGCCCGGCCTGGTCGCGGGCGAGGCAGATCGTTACTTCCCGCGCACCAGCCTGCCCGAGCACACCCGCCGCATCCTGCTGGCGCACTCCCCGTACACGGACGGCGAGGGCGCCACCCGGCACCAGGAGACCTCGCTGTACCGGGCCCCCAGCGGCGCCCTGGTCTTCGCCTCGGGCACCTTCGCCTGGTCACCGGCGCTGGACCGGCCGGGCCACGCCGACGTGCGCATCCAGCGCGCGACGGCCAATCTCCTCGACCGGATGTGCAAGCGCGACTGA
- a CDS encoding phosphoribosylaminoimidazolesuccinocarboxamide synthase, translating into MSGFVEKPEPVEVPGLEHLHTGKVRDLYRNEKGDLVMVASDRMSAFDWVLPTEIPDKGRVLTQLSLWWFDQLADLVPNHVLSTELPEGAPADWAGRTLICRPLRMVPVECVARGYLTGSGLLEYQEDRTVCGLALPEGLTDGSELPLPIFTPATKAAVGEHDENVSYEDVAHRVGAETAARLRQATLAVYGRARDTARARGIILADTKFEFGFDGEELVLADEVLTPDSSRFWPAAEWQPGRPQPSFDKQFIRDWLVSPASGWDRHSELPPPPLPAEVVEQTRAKYIEAYERLTGLSWS; encoded by the coding sequence GTGTCCGGATTCGTAGAGAAGCCCGAACCGGTAGAGGTGCCGGGCCTTGAGCACCTGCACACCGGCAAGGTGCGCGACCTCTACCGGAACGAGAAGGGCGATCTCGTGATGGTCGCCAGCGACCGGATGTCGGCCTTCGACTGGGTGCTGCCCACCGAGATCCCCGACAAGGGCCGGGTCCTCACCCAGCTCTCCCTGTGGTGGTTCGACCAGCTCGCGGACCTGGTCCCGAACCATGTGCTGTCCACCGAGCTCCCCGAGGGTGCCCCGGCCGACTGGGCCGGCCGCACCCTGATCTGCCGTCCGCTGCGGATGGTGCCGGTCGAGTGCGTGGCGCGCGGCTATCTGACCGGCTCCGGGCTGCTCGAGTACCAGGAGGACCGCACGGTCTGCGGTCTGGCCCTGCCCGAGGGGCTGACCGACGGCTCCGAGCTGCCCCTGCCGATCTTCACCCCGGCCACCAAGGCCGCCGTCGGCGAGCACGACGAGAACGTCTCCTACGAGGACGTGGCGCACCGCGTCGGCGCCGAGACCGCCGCCCGGCTGCGCCAGGCCACCCTCGCGGTCTACGGGCGCGCCCGTGACACCGCGCGCGCCCGCGGCATCATCCTCGCGGACACCAAGTTCGAGTTCGGCTTCGACGGCGAGGAACTGGTGCTCGCCGACGAGGTGCTCACCCCGGACTCCTCCCGGTTCTGGCCCGCCGCCGAGTGGCAGCCCGGCCGCCCTCAGCCCTCCTTCGACAAGCAGTTCATCCGCGACTGGCTCGTCTCCCCGGCGTCCGGCTGGGACCGCCACAGCGAGCTGCCGCCGCCCCCGCTCCCCGCGGAGGTCGTCGAGCAGACCCGCGCCAAGTACATCGAGGCGTACGAGCGCCTCACCGGACTCTCCTGGTCGTAA
- a CDS encoding response regulator transcription factor, with amino-acid sequence MLLADDEHLIRGALAALLALEDDLRVVAEAASGPEALAMARAHRPDVAVLDLQMPGVDGVAVATSLRAELPGCRTMIVTSHGRPGHLKRALEAGVRAFVPKTVSAQRLAEIIRTVHGGSRYVDPELAADAISAGDSPLTAREAELLELAEGGTPIAEIAERASLTQGTVRNYLSAAAAKLGAENRHAAVRIARERGWL; translated from the coding sequence GTGCTGCTCGCCGACGACGAGCATCTGATCCGGGGAGCGCTGGCCGCGCTGCTGGCGCTGGAGGACGATCTGCGGGTGGTGGCCGAGGCCGCGTCGGGGCCCGAGGCGCTGGCGATGGCACGGGCGCACCGGCCGGATGTGGCGGTGCTGGATCTCCAGATGCCGGGGGTGGACGGTGTGGCGGTGGCCACATCTCTACGGGCCGAGCTGCCCGGCTGCCGCACCATGATCGTCACTAGTCACGGGCGCCCCGGGCACCTCAAGCGGGCGCTGGAGGCGGGGGTGCGGGCGTTCGTGCCGAAGACGGTCTCGGCGCAGCGGCTGGCGGAGATCATCCGCACCGTACACGGCGGAAGCCGCTATGTGGACCCGGAGTTGGCGGCCGACGCGATCAGCGCGGGGGACTCTCCGCTGACCGCGCGAGAGGCCGAGCTGCTGGAGCTGGCGGAGGGCGGGACGCCGATCGCGGAGATCGCCGAGCGGGCCTCGCTGACCCAGGGGACGGTCCGCAACTACCTCTCGGCGGCCGCCGCGAAGCTGGGTGCGGAGAACCGTCATGCGGCAGTGCGCATCGCTCGCGAGCGAGGTTGGCTATAG